The Panthera leo isolate Ple1 chromosome D1, P.leo_Ple1_pat1.1, whole genome shotgun sequence region GTGTTTCCCGGGCACAGACCACATGTGAGAAAGGTGTATGTGATAAGCTAAAGCGCTGACGATTATGAATGGTCTgactacagaaaaatataaaggagcAGGATTCAAAGTCAACTCTCTGCTAATAATAAACACCAGCCCTcctgagacccaggcaggcccCCTGGAGCGAGAGAACAGAGGCATCAAGAAACCCAGAGATCCTGCTGCGCCTACACACGGGTGACGCGAACCAACAGGCATCACAGGGTGGCCGAAGAGAAAGGCCCGGGACCAGGGCTGGGGGCCTCGCTGGCAGCTCCAGGCTGCTGGCAGCTCCAGGCTGCCGCCACGCACGCCGGCCCCCGTGCAGACGTACCCCAGGGAGGCCAGCACGGTGAGGTACTGGTTGATCTGCAGCATGGCGGCGTCCAGCAGGGTGTGGATGTTGCGCAGGCTCTGCAGCCGAGCCTCCAGGTGTTGCCGCTCGTGGCCCTCCAGAGCCCGCAGCTCCTCCGGAGTCAGCCCGGCAAAGCCCGCGGGGGGCACGGGCATCGGGGGGAAggctggagggaggcagaggctgagCCGGGGCGGCCCGGGCCCGACGCCCAAATCCCTCCAGATCGACCCCGAGGGCGGCTCGGTTTACCAAAGGGTGGAGGCAGTGGCACGCCCAtccagggtggagggaaggggaagccCGGAGCGGGGCCGGcctcgggggcgggggcagagccAGGTGCCGAGGCagaggcggaggcggcggcggcagctGTGGTCGTGGCTGCTCCGCTGGGCCGAGAAAGGGCTGGTACGGAGTGAGAACAGGAAGTCGGTGAGAGCTGAGGCCTCCGCTCTCCATTCCTCCCGCCCCCTGGCTGTGGCAGTAGCCAAAAGACTCACCTGCACTAGTGGGTGGAGGGGCCACAGCCTCTCCTGAGCTGGGGGGAGGCGGGACGGGTGGAAAGGGGCCCATGGGGGGCCACAGCGGGAACATGCCTGGAggaaagggaggcaggaggccctGGGGGACTGCAGAGAGAGGACGAGGCAGTGAAGAAAGGTCCGGAGTGAGGTAGCTCCGAATCACGCGTGAGAGACTGGTCGTTAGGAACTCTGTCCCTGCTCCCACGGGCCTCTCTGAGCTCAGCACTGATGACACGTGACTTCAGTCCACGGAGGTCTCTTTCTATGACCCCCTCCCCTACCCAGACTGAGCTTCTGGAGGATTCACCCCCCGTGTTTCCCCTACCCAGCTCCGGGCAAGTACTCATCAGTGTGTTGGACGGCCAAATGAGGGGGCCACTCACAGttagggggctggggcaggagtggTGGGGGATGAGGGGCAGGTGGTGGCCCCTGATCCGCAGGTTCAGGGGGCGGTGGTGACTGGGTCGGCAGTGATGCCCGAAGGACGTCCATACGGCAGGTAGGGCAGGTCTGCTGCCGCTGGAACCAGGAGCGCAGGCAGCTGGGGGTCGAGAACAGGCGACGGTCGGCAAGTCCCCAGGAGCCTGCCTTCCAGAGCCCATCCCCTGCAGTCAGGCTCCCCGGGCCCCTCCCACCTGGTATGGAAAATGTGGTTGCAGGGCAGTCTCTTGGCGCCGGTCACCATCTCTTCTCGGCAGATGATGCAGACGTTGTCCGTTGCCTGGAGCTCCTCCGGGGTGGCATCTGGATACCTAGTGAGGACGGGCCAAGGGTATGTCCAGACCAGAAGTGGAGACAGAGGAACCTGCGGCGGAGCTAGGGAGAGCAGCTGGACCGACCCACTTACAGCGTGTTCATGTTGCGGATGGCTCGGCGAGACATGATGGCGTCTGTCACGGCCTTCTTGAACTGCCTGAAAGGAGAGTTGCAGTGAAAGTTGGGTGAGGGAGAAGAAtcaggtgtggggcaggggcaggacgggctgggctgagctgggcttaCCTCATGGCCAGGTACATAGGCCGGATGGCAAAGAGAGGGAAGGTGTGCACCTTGATCATGATAGTCATGAAAGCCATGTACAGCAAAACCTTGATGAAGCCTGGGGGGcaaggggaggtgcagagagcagCAGTCACggggcctgggaggcagggctggggacgCTGGTCCAGGTCAGGGGAGGCCCAGGCTCTTCTCACCTGTAAACAGCTCCGTGTAGAGCATGTACACGGCCTTATTGTCCCAGGGGTTCTCGCTCTGGAGGTCCACGGAGTGCAGTACGTACTTGATGAAGATGGTCAGCACCATAGTCATCAGGATGGCAtactggagggaggagggggcgcgGGGGCCTAAGCACACGACACCTCCTTGCTCCGGTCACCCTTTGCCACACCCAGGCCGCTACAGCAGAGTGCAAAGACACAAGCGTGGTACTGGACACAGCTGGGGTCTTCCGAGCGCCTGCACTCACTAGCTGGTTTGACGTCTGGCAGCTCACCAGACCTCTCGGAACGTCAGACAGTTTGCCTGTCTGCCAAGTGACGGCATTAAACGTTCCTTAGTGACTACGTTGCTTTGCTGATTAAAAGACGCAGCCGGTGCTCAGCACGGGGTCTAGCGTTCGGTGAGCTGCTATCGCTGAACACCCCTCCCCAGCTGTCCATCGAGCTAAGTGCTTCCGTCCCAACGAGGCGTCGCCCTCCAGGAGGCCTTCCCTGAGCGTCGGGTCAGGGCTCCCCCGACGCACACgcctctttctgtgcctcccccgctcTCCTAGGCGTGAGAGCGCACGAGGCGGGAGCGGAGACTGACGGCTGCTCCTTGGTGGCCCGCGCGGGCCTGGCCACAGAACAGGCGCCCGGGGAGGGGCTGTTGGGTTATCCGAGGCACGCTCAGGGCCACCTCAGGCTCGTCCCCCCCGCCTCCCGAGCCAGTTTTACCTCAAAGCCAAACACCAGCTGCACAGAGGCCCCACGGGTCAGGATGCTGTGATAGGCATGGCTGACGAAGAGGAAGTCCAGGATACCCAGGAGGAACATAAGGGCTGTGGGGACCCCCCAAATAGGGGGTTGGTGGGGTCAGCCCAGGGACTGACAGCCACTTCCCGCTTTAAGACACCTCCCACCCTCAAGCCCTAGCCATCTAGTCAGGTGGCTTGACCCCGGCCCCCTGGGAGCTCCAGTTTTGCCTAGGAGGGTTTTAGAGCAGCCCGAGCTCCAGGTGAGGAGGCGAAGAGCTGAGGGGCTGGACAGTTGAAAAGCCCTGGGGTGGAACAGGGCAGAGAGGATGCAAATTAACTTCCCAAATTATCTTTCCTGTACAGCTGCGGGTCGAGGGGGAAGCCTGCGCTCTACGGCACGGGTCCGCAGTTCGTGACTTATCACGTTCCAATCCTCCACAGCGCCTCTTACTCCctccagctccctcctctcccttcccgcGGATCTCACTCACAGACGATGCGGCAGTGAAAGAGCCAGGAGATATTGGGGCTGCGTTCCATCTGAGGCAGAGCAGAAAGGGGGCCTGTCGGGAAGGCTGgggctcaccccccaccccccccacccagccttcaCTTCACAAGCCCACCTACCGAGCCACTCCCTGGCTCCCATCTGCTTTGAGAACCCCCTGACCCAACTCACAAAGTCCACACGGTCCTCAGCCAGCCAGTGGAAACActtgaggaagagaaggagagtgaaGAGTGCGACAAAGCGGGGGCTGAAGTCGTCCCGAAAGACCGTGAAGGCCAGACAAGTCTCAGTGACGGCATACCAGGAACGTTCCAGAAGGTGCTGGGGATTGGGCAGAGAAGGACAAGGAATTCAAGACATTCTGCTTGCCCAGCTCCCTGGCCCTCACTTTTGGGAGTCGTGAACATCTTACCTCCATCTCTGCTGCCCTCAGCTGTCCAAAGAACACCTTGCCCATCACTTTGCCCAAGAGAAAGACAAGGACAAAGGCCTGGATGTAGAGGACCTAGGAGTGAGAAGAGGCTATGGTTTGAGGTCACTTTCTGCTCTGCTATGTCTGGGGCTCATGATTCCGGAACCTCCCTATGTCCCCCGTCCCAATTCGTTCAAAGTTAGGCGGCTGGTGGCAGCTTCACGCCTCTCACGCTTACCTGACCCCTAGCTCCGCCCCCGTCTCAAGCagactcctccttccctcccagggaGCTCCTCCCACCCTGAGCCCTGAACTCACTGCCATGCTGGGGCTGGACTTGGTCAGGTACACCACGGTGGGGTAGAACTGGTGCTTGAGGTAGTAGGCATGAGCCACGACGGCCCCGGTCAGCGCCAGGCTGGCCGCCATCATCACTGCGGTGCGGAACATCGCTCCGGCCTGGAGACCTGCGTGGGGACAGGGAAAGAATAACCTGCGTGTTGCGCACACTGCGCAAACCCTGAACAGTGCCCAGCGCGCGATGTCACTAAACACCAgggagagacccccccccctccacctcacCTCTCCCACACAATCATGACGTCAAATATAGCaaacgccccccgccccctcattTTACGAACAAGAAAATGGAGACTCAAAAGGGTTAAGCGATCAGACTGACgcaaggcctggagcctggagcctgggtcaGTTTTGTTTCAAATCTAGGGCTCTTTCCACGCCGCCTGCCAAGCCACCGCCTCCAGGGAGGAACGGGGAAAGGCAAACGTGTTGCAGGAAGGAGAACTGCTACCACGGGCTCTACCGTGAAGGTGATGGAGAGGATGCAAACGCAGAAATCTCCAGAAGCGGTTACGTGCCGCCTGGACTCGGAGAAGCCAGGCGCTGGGGGGCGCAGCCGGGCAGGCGACAGCGCCGGTGACAGCTCGGCCGGGGTGCGCAACCCCGCCGCGCGCCCCGCGGGAGCGGGCGGGATACGTCAGCCTGGAACCCTGGCGTCCCCCACCCGCCGGGGCAATGTCCACTCGGGGCACCGGAGAAACGGCCGACCGGAGGGATGCAGCGGCGGCACGGAGAGGGACCCGGGTCGCCCCCGCACCTGTAAGCTCCGGGAGCTGCGAACGTCGCAGGTGGGGCCCAGCCTCCGGAGAGCGGCCGCACGGGAGCCTGAGGTCTACCGCCAGCTGACAAGCCGCAAGCGGGGCTGAGGGGGCGCGCCGACCCCGGAGACCGCAAGGGGAGGGCCCAGGTCCCGACTCCAACCACAACCCGGGCCCCACCCCGGCCGACTCACCAGGAGCCCAGCGCCGCGAGCCCGCTCAATCCCCGCGACTGCGGAGGCGGCCCCGGTTAAcaacactccccaccccctgcgAGCCGGAACTTCGGGGGAGAGACACCTCACTTCCGGCGGGGCGCGGCGTGGATCGTACCAAGTGCACCCGTCCTTTGGCCGCCCCGCGCGCCGTCCGTGGTGCCGGGAGCGGTAGTCCCGCCACTGTATCTAGGCTTCGTGCCCACGGCCGGAGCGAAAGACGCGAGAGGTGGTCGGAGCGGAATAGGACAACCCGGGAGATAGTTGGAGTCCCCCCATCTATCAGTCAAAGATGGTATCGCCTCCGCCGCCTAGTGTACTCAACCTAGCGGAGGGCTCAGGCTCTCAAAGAGGCTGGAAGGTGGAGCTTCGTGTGGGCCGTACCACTTGGAAGGGGGAGTGTGCAAGGGACAAGCATTACGGgcttaagagaaataaaatgttttagagtCTCATTCCAGAAGATTTCGCAACAACTTCACAAATAAGAGGCTTCCTTGGAGAACTgggttcagaaaagaaaaatttgcttCTCCGCGATCACCCCCGATTTGTGTGGGAGTGAGTTGGGTCCCCGTGGCTGCTACTAATTGGCCTAGATAGAGTTACGCGGAccaataagaaaaggaaggacatttgCTGGCctgtggaaagagaaaagcaggtgAGCGGTTGCTAGGGACGGAAGGCAGCGTTGCCTAGGTCTAGGTCCAACCCCAGTGGGCGGACAGCTGGCAGggttggggggtagggggggcgCAGTCCGTGGGCGGGTGATCTGTGTCTGCCCAGCGGGAACATTTGCTGCGCCACAAAAGGAGGGGCAGCCTGATGTGTCTGGGATTAAGAAGGCAGACCTTTAATTCCGGCTAATGTTGGGATGGTGTTCAATGCAAAGGGATTGACTTCAGCTTCCCGGCGCCTACAGCTTTGCTCTCCTTGTGTTCAGCCCCGGGCCGTAATCGCAGCTACTACTGATCTTGGGCTGCGTAGTATTTGTTTGTGTCGCAGTCGCAGCCAACCCAGTCAGCTCGTCGACAGAATGAAGCCGATACACCCAATTTGTGCCTTGCGTTGTCCTCCGTCGCATTTAACATCCAAGCACTACAGTTTATGAGCTAGAAGGTGCTATACTCATTTTGGACTTGGGACTGTTGATGTTCAGAGATTTGACAAGACCTGTCCTGGGATTGGCATCGGGTGTGTCTGATTCTAGATTCCCGTGCTGTTGGTTGGCCTCATCACCTTCACCACCTCCCCAACTGGCCTGACCAATTTAGCTGTCACAGAGTTGGCTCCCCCGCGAGGCCATCTATTACTTTCTAGTGACTAAAACCAATGGTCAGCTTTCGGTTCTCGCCCGACTCGATCTCTTTCCTCTTGTAAAAAGTCTCCTCCTTCAACTTCTGTGATCCCACAggcctctgcttttctctctggctgtacatctgcccctttcctccctctgtccttttatttaaatgtcGGTGTCCACGTTGGccccttctgtttgttttgtgtaCATAATGTCCTCTGCTCCTGTGGATTCCATTTCCCCACCCAAGTGCTGATGACTCCCACCTCTGGTCTTTACTAGAATATCTCctgtttttaaaacacttcagTGTCCCTAGTCATCGCCTCTTACCCGGCTCCGGAAACGTGGGCATCTTGTTCCCCTGTCCCTCTCCATCTGTCTCCACATCCCCACTGGTAAATAAGTCATTTATTCAGTTGTCTGCGAATATGTGTCAGATGCAGCCTGTTCTAGGAACTTAGGATGTCCGTGAACAAAACACAGATCTCTGCCTTTTTGACGTTTTATTCTAGTAAATGTGCTGGACGATAGACAATACGCATGATGTAAGTGAATTCTCTACTACGTTGGGAGGCAACGAATAATAAGTGctctaggcaaaaaaaaaaaaaaagaaaaaagagcagaacAAAAGGGGGTCAGGAGTGTGGTAGGGTGCTTGAAGCAGGTTGCCATATCAGTGAGAAGCTGgacaaagacttgaaggaggtagAGGCGTGAGCCAAGTGGATATCTGGGTAAAGAGTTGCAGCTAGGTAAGAGTCGACCTGTCCTGGTTTGTTGGAGGACGTGGGTGTGGCCAGAGTGGAAATAGCAAAAgggtaaggaggaggaggaggcagaaccAGATGGCATTAGCCATTACCAGGAccttggcttttactctgagtgacaTGAGGAGCCATGAGCAGAGATGTTGTAAAAGGCTCTACTTAGGTAAGAGGGTCACTCTAGCACCTGTGCTATTGAATGGTGTGGGGTTGCGGGCAAAGGTGAGAGCGCGGGGAAAACAGGAGGCTCTTACAGTAAATTACTCAAGAGATGAagtcctggggggtggggggcacctggctggctcagtcggttaagccgccgacttcggctcaggtcatgatctcgagggttcaggtcatgatcttgcggtccgtgagtttgagccctatgtcgggctctgtgctgacagctcagagcctggagcctgcttccgattctgtgtctccctctctctgcccctcccctgctcaggctctgtctctctcgctcgcaaaaataaataaacattaaaaagagagagagagagagagagagagagaaagatgaagtcCTATTGAGTCTGCCTCCGAAGTGTTTCCATCGCCATCTCCTGGTCTTCTTGGTCCAGGCTGTCACCATCTTATGCCTGGTCCAGTTTAACAGCCACCCGACTGGTCTCCTTTCCTATTCTCTGCTCTCCACTTATGGCCCCTACAATGGCCAGAAAGATCTTCTGACACCCCCGTTCACGTCTTGTCTCCTCTCCCCACGCTCTGCCTGTCAGGCATATGCCCTATTTGTGGGGACCCCAGATGTGTCATGCGTATGACTTGCCCTGTTCCTGATCCAATAAGCGAATTTAGTAAGGttacaggatagaaaatcaatgtatagaaacccactgcatttctatacaccaataatgaagcaacagaaagaaattaaggcaacaatcccatttataattgcaccaaaaataataaaatatctaggaataaacttaaccaaggaagcaaaagacttgtactctgGAAACTACGAAacgttgatgaaagaaatcgaagatgatacaagtggaaagatatttcatgctcagggattggaagaacaaatattgttaaaatgtccatagtacccaaagcaatctacagacttaatgcaatccctatcaaaataccaatagcattactcacagaactagaacaaataatcctaaaatttgtatggaaccacaaaagaccccaaatagcgaAAACAATcttagtaaagaaaaacaaagctggaggcatcacatttccagaTTTTAAGTTATACTACAGgctgtagtaatgaaaacagtgtggtactgacacaaagatagacacatagagggatccctgggtggcgcagtcagttaaccgtctgactttggctccagtcctcagatcatgatctcaccatttgtgagtttgagccccgcatcaggctctctgtcagcacagagcctgctttggatcttctctctctctcaaaaataaacattaaataaatggaaagatatctgaTATCTATGGGTTATAGGACTTAATATTGTTAGACGGCATGGTCCCTAAAATTGATCTAAAAATTCAACAGTCCCTGTCAAAATCCCTGCTGCCTTCATCGCAGAAATTGATGAGATCTTCAAATTCATGTGGAAATGTGTGAGACCCCAATagagaaaacattcttaaaaaggaagaagaaagttggagtactcatacttcctgattttaaaaacttactacaaagctacaataagcAAGATTATGTAGTAATAGCAAAAGGATAGACAAAGAAGGGGAGTAGAATtaaaagtccagaaataagcaTATACATTTGTAGTCAGTTGATTATCAACAACACGATGCAGCGGGGGAAAAGTAGTCTtgtcaacaaatggttctgggaaccttacctcacaccatacacaaaacattAGCTCACAATGGatcaaaggcctaaatgtaagacctgaaactataacaGTCTTAGGGAAAACACAGGCATAAGTCTACATGACCTTGGGTTAGATAATGGTTTCctggatatgacatcaaaagcatcgcaatgaaagaaaaactagctacattggacttcatcaaaacttaaaacttttgtgcttcaaaagacagCATCAAGAAATTGAAGAGACAACCCGCAGAATAACAGACAAGATTTGCAGACCATATATCTGATGaaagacttgtatctagaatataaaaagaatctttccaactcaataataaaaaggcagaTAACCCACTTCAAAAATGGCAAAGGAGttgaacagaaatttctttcaaagaagaaatggccaataggcacatgaaggaaacgcaaaccaaaaccacaatgagatcactTCACGCCCagatggttataataaaaaagacacacacaaaaagcccCATAATAACAAGTATTAGCAAGGATGTAGAGACATTGG contains the following coding sequences:
- the SYVN1 gene encoding E3 ubiquitin-protein ligase synoviolin, translated to MFRTAVMMAASLALTGAVVAHAYYLKHQFYPTVVYLTKSSPSMAVLYIQAFVLVFLLGKVMGKVFFGQLRAAEMEHLLERSWYAVTETCLAFTVFRDDFSPRFVALFTLLLFLKCFHWLAEDRVDFMERSPNISWLFHCRIVSLMFLLGILDFLFVSHAYHSILTRGASVQLVFGFEYAILMTMVLTIFIKYVLHSVDLQSENPWDNKAVYMLYTELFTGFIKVLLYMAFMTIMIKVHTFPLFAIRPMYLAMRQFKKAVTDAIMSRRAIRNMNTLYPDATPEELQATDNVCIICREEMVTGAKRLPCNHIFHTSCLRSWFQRQQTCPTCRMDVLRASLPTQSPPPPEPADQGPPPAPHPPPLLPQPPNFPQGLLPPFPPGMFPLWPPMGPFPPVPPPPSSGEAVAPPPTSAALSRPSGAATTTAAAAASASASAPGSAPAPEAGPAPGFPFPPPWMGVPLPPPFAFPPMPVPPAGFAGLTPEELRALEGHERQHLEARLQSLRNIHTLLDAAMLQINQYLTVLASLGPPRPAASVSPTEETPGVVTAATPTSVPSSEATTPSPGDSPPAPEPDKPPAPESVGTEELPEDGEPDAAELRRRRLQKLESPVAH